The following are encoded together in the Thermodesulfobacteriota bacterium genome:
- a CDS encoding PilZ domain-containing protein: MILLLPVKTNKEVQTLDSNLESRNNTRFEYESPVKCKDLKTGRTDDAIMYNYSSEGLYFETDLELHPGNELDLGIINSPYSSNSNAYQCYCAKVIRRDKLPDDFSRFYFGYGVKFMRNFDERRKDLINGIIIRKHQRKKSSKPINFTTNNRFYTGLIKDISKTGIFIATKDSFPSGQMLMLAIPFSNKNKNTIVNGEVVRAVQEGVGVKFKSMVNN, from the coding sequence ATGATTTTGCTGCTTCCCGTAAAAACCAATAAGGAGGTACAGACACTGGACTCAAATCTTGAAAGCAGAAATAATACACGCTTTGAGTATGAATCCCCGGTTAAATGCAAGGATTTAAAAACCGGCAGGACTGATGACGCGATAATGTACAATTATAGCAGTGAAGGCTTGTATTTTGAAACGGATCTTGAGCTTCACCCGGGAAACGAACTGGACCTTGGCATCATTAATTCCCCTTACTCTTCCAATTCCAATGCTTATCAATGTTACTGCGCCAAAGTGATCCGACGTGACAAATTGCCTGATGATTTTTCCAGATTTTATTTTGGCTATGGCGTTAAATTTATGAGAAATTTTGATGAACGACGCAAAGATTTAATAAACGGAATAATCATCAGAAAACATCAAAGAAAAAAATCTTCCAAACCCATAAATTTCACTACCAACAATCGTTTTTACACCGGCCTGATCAAAGATATAAGCAAAACTGGAATTTTTATTGCAACCAAGGATTCCTTCCCTTCCGGACAGATGCTTATGCTGGCTATCCCATTTTCCAATAAAAATAAAAATACAATCGTCAACGGTGAAGTGGTCCGGGCTGTTCAGGAAGGCGTCGGGGTGAAGTTTAAAAGCATGGTCAACAATTGA